Genomic window (Marinobacter fonticola):
TCGGCATGACTATGAAGAGGGCGTGCTGGAGCAGCTTTTACTCCAGCCTCAGCCGCTTTACCTGCTGGTGCTGACCAAGGTGATCGCTCACTGGTTGGTAACTGGCGTCCCGCTGATTATCATGGCGCCGCTGCTGGGCGTTATGGTGCATCTCGACGGGAACTCTATTAAGTATTTGTGTCTAACGCTGCTGCTCGGAACGCCGGTATTGAGCTTTATCGGCGCAATAGGTGCGGCATTGACGTTGGGCCTTAAATCGGCCGGTATACTCCTGTCCCTGTTGATCATACCGCTCTACATTCCCGTGCTGATCTTCGGCACGGGTACGGTTATGGCTGCGAATGAGGGCCTGGCGATCGGGAGTTATCTGGCCCTGCTGGGCGCCCTGCTGGTACTGGCACTGACATGCGCCCCTTTCGCAGCAGCCGCGGCATTGCGTATCAGCGTTTCGAACAGTTGACCGGAGACAAGGCGGATGTGGCAGTTTTTTCATAAGCTGGGGTCACCCAAATGGTTCTACGGGATCGCTGCCCGGCTGATGCCTTGGCTTCTGGGCTTCGG
Coding sequences:
- the ccmB gene encoding heme exporter protein CcmB, whose translation is MTAMLKLPRLTRQQDVLPVLPACWAVLRRDLLSSIRRRQELFNPLIFFVMVVALFPLGVSPEVAFLREAGAGILWVAALLSTLLSLDHLFRHDYEEGVLEQLLLQPQPLYLLVLTKVIAHWLVTGVPLIIMAPLLGVMVHLDGNSIKYLCLTLLLGTPVLSFIGAIGAALTLGLKSAGILLSLLIIPLYIPVLIFGTGTVMAANEGLAIGSYLALLGALLVLALTCAPFAAAAALRISVSNS